From the genome of Gracilinanus agilis isolate LMUSP501 chromosome 2, AgileGrace, whole genome shotgun sequence, one region includes:
- the LOC123233698 gene encoding olfactory receptor 1361-like, translating into MDTRNWTEVTEFLLLGLSDRPEMQPIILGVILSMYLVAVTGNTMLIIVASTDSKLQTPMYFLLRQLSFIDVLLTTVVVPQMLVHTVTGLKTIPFENCIVQLFFFMVIGSMEGHLLAAMAYDRYVAICKPLQYYAIVTRSLCLRITLTSWVVVSLNSLLYSVLAARLTFCGNQVTHFFCDITPLLKLSCTRPVLNEMLIFTEGAAIVISPFFFILASYVQIGTAIARLHSAAALKKAMSTCSSHILVVLLLYGSVIHMYLRPSSSYDLDQDRQVAVFYTVVTPMLNPLIYSLRNQEVKDALWRLLKKIQNVCASGDFQPDPQSRGTQDHIS; encoded by the coding sequence ACACTAGGAACTGGACAGAAGTTACTGAATTCCTCCTCCTGGGGCTATCTGACCGTCCAGAGATGCAGCCAATCATCCTTGGAGTCATCCTTTCCATGTACCTGGTGGCAGTGACAGGCAATACCATGTTAATCATTGTTGCCTCTACAGACTCTAAACTACAGACACCCATGTACTTCCTGCTCAGACAGCTCTCCTTCATTGATGTTTTACTGACCACTGTTGTTGTCCCCCAGATGCTAGTGCACACAGTGACAGGACTCAAGACAATCCCCTTTGAGAACTGCATTGTCCAGCTTTTCTTCTTTATGGTTATAGGCAGCATGGAGGGTCACCTGTTGGCTGCCATGGCATATGATCGCTATGTGGCCATCTGTAAACCACTGCAATATTATGCCATCGTCACCCGCAGCCTCTGTCTCCGCATCACCCTGACCTCGTGGGTGGTGGTCAGCCTCAACAGTCTTCTCTATAGCGTGCTGGCTGCCCGACTAACTTTCTGTGGCAACCAGGTTACACATTTTTTCTGTGACATCACACCATTGCTCAAGCTCTCTTGTACTCGACCAGTGCTCAATGAGATGCTGATCTTCACTGAAGGGGCAGCCATTGTTATAAGCCCCTTTTTCTTCATCCTGGCCTCCTATGTGCAGATTGGGACTGCCATAGCCCGCCTACATTCAGCTGCTGCCCTAAAAAAGGCCATGTCCACCTGTAGCTCTCACATTCTGGTGGTGCTGCTCCTGTATGGCTCAGTAATCCACATGTACCTTCGACCATCTTCCAGTTATGACTTGGATCAGGACCGACAGGTGGCTGTATTCTATACTGTGGTCACACCCATGCTGAACCCATTGATCTACAGTTTAAGGAACCAGGAAGTGAAGGATGCTCTCTGGAGGCTCTTGAAGAAGATCCAGAATGTCTGTGCATCTGGAGACTTCCAACCTGACCCCCAATCAAGGGGAACTCAGGATCACATCTCCTGA